GATGCTGTTTTTTATGTTGGCCTTGGCGGGAGAAAAAGTTTTTCGGCACAACGCCTATTTAATCTACCTCTTGGTGTTATTACTATTGGTGGCGGTATTTGCCATGGGCCATATCGGTATGGGGGCTCGGCGGTGGATTGATCTGGGGATTATGCGCTTGCAGCCTTCAGAGCTGATGAAGGTGGCTCTGGCGATTGCTCTGGCGCGTTGGTTTCATGATCGAAATGTGGCCAAAGGTATTGGCTTAAAAGATCTGATCGGCCCCGCTTTTTTGATCGGCCTGCCCATGGTTTTAATCTTAAAGCAGCCAGATCTGGGTACGGCCATTGCGGTAGCGGCCATTGGGATTACCGTCGTGTTTGTGGCTGGATTGTCATGGAAAATTCTTCTTGGTGGTTTTGTTATGCTTGGTGCCGCCATGCCCTTGGTATGGAATAGTTTGCATGACTATCAGCGGCGCCGGGTTGAGACGCTCCTCTCCCCAGAGAGTGATCCATTGGGGGCTGGTTATCACATTATTCAGTCTAAAATTGCAGTGGGATCTGGTGGTGTGTTGGGAAAAGGGTATCTTTCTGGCAGTCAGAACCTGTTGAATTTTCTACCTGAACGGCATACCGATTTTATTTTTTCAGTGCTTGCTGAAGAGTGGGGCTTTGTTGGTGCCATTGTTCTGCTTGGGCTTTATGCCATTGTCGTTGCACGTGGTTTGTTTATCTGTATGACAGCGCGAAACCGCTTTGGAATGCTATTAGCTGTTGGCCTGTTAACCATGTTAGGACTGCAAGTTGTCATTAACATTGGCATGGTTGTCGGCATTCTGCCTGTGGTGGGGATACCCCTTCCTCTGGTAAGCTACGGCGGTAGCTCACTATTAACAACAATGGTGGCCATGGGGCTGTTGGCCCATGTGAGTATCCATTCAAAATCCATGAGCCGGACTGTGTAGCCGGGAGTGAATAATGAAATTATCGCAATTGGCCAGTCAGTTGCAGCTGACTTTGCATGGCGAAGATGTTGAGATTACAACCGTTTCTCCGGTGGAGTCCGCATCATCAGGTGCGCTCTCGTTTGTGTTAGAACCGGGCTATCTTGAAAAAATGGGCTCAGCCTCCGCTTTGATCATCAGTCAAAAAGTTGCAGAGACAGGGCAGGTCAAGCGACCACATTTAGTGAGTTCAGCACCGGCACTGGATGCGGGGCGAGCTGGTCTTTTGCTGGGTATGTCTGGGTTTGGTGCAAACCACCATGGCATTCACCCAAGTGCGGTTGTCAGCTCTAAAGCCACGGTGGGGCAACGGGTTAGTATTGGCCCCCATGTT
The sequence above is drawn from the Magnetococcus sp. PR-3 genome and encodes:
- the rodA gene encoding rod shape-determining protein RodA; translated protein: MNSDKRQKRKGILTPSSQRLTMEERVYRFPWGLFLAVLAILGIGLGVLYSATGGDSNILIKQGVRIVAMLMLFFMLALAGEKVFRHNAYLIYLLVLLLLVAVFAMGHIGMGARRWIDLGIMRLQPSELMKVALAIALARWFHDRNVAKGIGLKDLIGPAFLIGLPMVLILKQPDLGTAIAVAAIGITVVFVAGLSWKILLGGFVMLGAAMPLVWNSLHDYQRRRVETLLSPESDPLGAGYHIIQSKIAVGSGGVLGKGYLSGSQNLLNFLPERHTDFIFSVLAEEWGFVGAIVLLGLYAIVVARGLFICMTARNRFGMLLAVGLLTMLGLQVVINIGMVVGILPVVGIPLPLVSYGGSSLLTTMVAMGLLAHVSIHSKSMSRTV